In the genome of Indicator indicator isolate 239-I01 unplaced genomic scaffold, UM_Iind_1.1 iindUn_scaffold_38, whole genome shotgun sequence, the window AATCcacaaaaaaatcagaatctCACAGAGATCAGGGAAGGAACCAAATTATTTGGTCCTTTCTGTATGTGACTCTGCCCCAGAGACTCCTTCTGCAGGGGAGATCCCTTCATCTGATTTGTTTTGACTGAAAGCAGAGTGGAATCAAAGTCTGTCTCTTACACTTTTATACTGGAGTGGGAGGGCAGCTGTGGGCTCCATAACAGAACTTTAGCTTCTGGAGCACACTTGAGTGCTCCCTTGCTGGAGGGAATTGGTACTTGAAGAATGTGATTAAGGGATCTCCTGTGCAGTGTCATTTTCTTTGCGAAATCTCCCCTCTGGGGACTCAGTGTTTAACATTTCCTTTGCTTAGTGTAAATAACAAAAGATAAGTCTGTTCTGCCTTGGACTCCCAGTAAGAAATAGGAACAGATTTTGGTTTACTGAGGGGTCTGCAGGACTTTGTTCTCATGACTACTATATAATGGGATTGAACATATTTTATGCCATCTGGCCCGTTCAGCCGAAACAAAATACATCAGTAATGTTCCAATTGGTTTTGAAACATCTTGTTCTTgtcaaaaagtattttaaactgAAACAGGCTTTTCCAGTTTGTGTTTGTCTTTTCCTAGGAGGCCATGGCAAAAATGGGGAAAATCGGGAGAGTCGTGCGGCCTACCCAGGAGCATAAAAGGTAATCCTGACTTTGGTGTGTTTCTCTGACAATGTACTGATAATGAAGCTGAGGTCTGCTTCTACATCCCTGGATTCAAGCCCTGCTTGAATGCAGCAGTATTTCTCACCCAGACTTTTTAAGGATTGTGTGGGCCTCCAGCTCTGTAACCTGGCTGGGGGCTGTCTTTCCCGCTCTACTGAGCACTGCTgaagctgcacctcaaatactgggttcagttttgggccccaagggcattgaggtactggaggaggtccagagaagggaaggggagctggtggagggtctagagcaggtctggtgaggagcagctaagagacctggggttcttgagcctgaagaagaggaggctgaggggagacctcactgctctctacaaatatctgaaagcaagttggagccaggtagagGTCAGGCGCTTCTCCCgagtagcaagtgacaggacaagaggaaatgtcctcaaatTGCActggggaagtttaggttggatattagaaaatacTTCTTCCCTGGAAGAGTTGTTGAGCCCTGGAACAGTCCCCATCCCTTTGAGGGGTttgaaagctgtgcagatgtggtgctgagggaaatggtGTAGCGatgacctggaagtgctgggttaagggtgggacttgatgaccttaaaggtcttttccaaccaaaaggattcggTGGACTGTATTTGCTATCAGCGGGATGTCTGCCTTGACCATGGGCAGAGACTTTCTTGGTAGCCTGACAGATGCACTGAACGGGCCAGAAACTGCCGTGAGGCTCATAGAGCCCTCAACTCCGGGAATGTTTCGGGCAGGACGGGACCTGTAGCAGTCAGGCAACCTCCACTGCCTTTCCGGATCCCCCCTAAACGCCCCGGTGCGGGGGGACGCCGAGGCGACGCCCggagctggggctgaggctgaggCTGAGGCCGCCGGGCCGCTCCAGCCCTCGGCGGCTCTCGGCGGGGCACCGGCGCCCCCTGGTGGCGGAGTGGCGCGGGGTCCGCCATCCAGCAGTGCTTCAGGAGTCGGGTGGGATGGGGGGGAATGGGAATGCCAGGGAGCCGGGTGCTCTCCTGCGCTGAGCCTCTGGATACAGGTGCAGCGAAGACCTGGTGCCTGCCTGCATGTATTACAGGGGATTTAAATCCCAACACCCAGGGCTTTGTTCAAATTAACTTTTCTTACACAGATTTTATGACAAGAAATATGAAGTGTTTCTGAAACTCGTGGAACACCAGAGAGAGTATCGTGCCATCATGAACAGCTTCTAACGCAGACTCATGGCATCTGGGAACAACAGGGATAATGAATTTACAGATACTTGTGATCAGGGTATTTTCTTCTTACTATACTGTCCATGCTAAGAACATACTTTTATCATTCAAAGtgtacattttaatttttaatgagaaataaaatgcaCTCATTTCACTGTGAAGCACTGGGTGTTTTCTCTCAGTAACCCCTGCACCCCAGGGACAAGGAGTAACCATCTGCTCCAGCCAGAGAACCAGCTGCAGGTACCCCAGTGCCAGCGTTCAGACTGGCCACAAGCAGGAACAGCCCAAGGAACAGTGTAACTCATTTGGAGTTGAAGCCCTTTGCTATGCTTGTCACAGGTAATTACACCTGCCAGCAATACATGGGCCTTGCTGTTTTACTGTCTGCTACAGCTAAAACCTAAACATGACTTCCTTTGGAAGGTTCTGTGTGGGTATTTTTTAGTCTGTACTTCTTTGGTGGCTGATATTGGAGAATCACTTTGGCAGATATGcagattttttccttcattttcctactttttttcctgcctccatTCTGCAGCACGGTCCTTTTGCTAGCAGCATTTTTGTACCATTTTGTCTTTTGCAAGTAACTCAGTGACAGCAGGTACAGGGAACCCAAGGGAAAGACAAAGGGTTTCCCTTCTTAGACTTGCATCTCTCAAGGCTTGGAAGCCTTCCTGGCTGCCCACTGGCCACATCCAGTCAACTAAAAGCTTTTATTTGTTCCCAGGTGGTTTTGAAGGCTGCTCTGGGTAGCTTGTCCTACAAAGCTATTGCCAGGCTCACAACGACAGGTTATGGCATAACTAGGCTGTGGAAGGAGAAGAGTTTGGACACTCAGGTTGCATGCAACAGAAATGTTTCACCTCTGATAGTTACAAACTGTTTTGATCTTGCAAGATCCAAATATTGACGGTGCCTTCAATGAAGTTCTGACAGAAattctttgtttctctgctgttttgTCTGTTACTTCTAAATGAAAGATACTATTCTGTTTAAAAAGCAAGGCCAGGGTCCCCACATGGGAACGGAAGAGCATATGCAGGTGAGCTATAACTCTTTTTTGTAGGTCGCTGATGAGAAACCCCTCTTCAAACTGTGAACTGCCACCCTGCTCACCTCACCCTGTTGAGCCTGTAGTATGTCAGAGAAACTACCTACAGCCCCTTTCCACAGAGGGAGTGTTCACAGAGATGGAGCCCATCTTTATGCACTTAGCTTGAGAGAAATTCCAGTCTTTAGTGTTGGCATTGGTTGTAATTCCCAGCTAAATGCAAACAGAAGTTACACAATAACAAAATTACACTTAAGAGAACTTGGAAAATAATAGTTTATGGTTTTCttggattgttttgttttgtttgggttttttgggtttttttatgttagTAGTCAGAACTCAAAAACATCTggcaatttttttaaagaaacaatgCACTTCCTGCCTTGTAGTTCATGGAAAAGTAATTGTTGCCATTTCCAAAGTACCTATTGTTAAGAGAAACAGCTTGACAAGTTCAGGGACATAATTAAAGACAATGAAAGTTGATGGgaataaaatgaagaaacatCATAAAAAGGATAtagcaagcaagaaaacaacTGCAACATATTGGTATATCATAGCTTACAGTAAAACATGGCAGCTGAAAACAtgtagaattaaaaaaacagttGGAGACCAGTGTATTGTGAACAATAAATATTCATCAATTTTAATGTACAATTCATATGTAAAAAGAATTCCACTGCCTCCACATACGCAGATTTGAAGGGATAGATGTGCAgggctgcctggcactgtgtgttTAACTCTTTGCAGCTCAACacagacatacacacacaacacacacacgcAAACTTTCCATAAACTTCCTGCTCTTTCTTGTCATCATCATAAAACTGGCCATGGTCCCTCTGGCTGAACTGGTACCAAGACTCACATGGGAATCACGACGAGTGTATGAAGTCTGGAAAGGAAACCAACAGTCACACTGACTTCGTTGAAGTTTAGGTGCACAGGGGTTTAAGGAAGCTCTGTACCTTGCATGGGATTATAGAACAGAGCTGCGCAGAGATTTGTTCACATTTCTTGCATGAATTTTGTTACTGCTTTTCTCCCCTTGTAATACTTTCCTAGTTGCATTTTTGTTCCAAGCTAGTCCTAGTACCAGTTTCATATTCTCCGGTTTAGAACCAGGGCAACTCCTTGTGGAGCTGTAAACCAGTCTATGTTCCAGTGGATGTGTAATCAGCTGTGATAACAGAGCACTGATACAAGTTTTGTAATGATCCTGCCCAGCGTTCCTTGTGTTGTACAAGACTGAGAAAGTTGAAAAGTTTGCTGAGTTCTCAAATTGTAATTTTATTCACATTGAGCCAAGATGTAAAATATTAAAGCTCAAGAGTTCTAAATCTCCTCAAGTGCATGTTGACTGAGTTTGTAATTTTAAGCTCTGTTCATAACGTGAGGCATTTTCAGTTCAGGCACTTTGTATGGAGATAAGTTACAGGAAAATGCAGCATGAAGGAGTCCAGCAAGTACAGAGTGTAAAACTGGCTGCCTAAGCGCTTGCACGTCGAATCGCTTGGCCATGCCGAGCTTTGCTGAGTCCTGCTTCAGCCTTTGTCAGCAGCAGAATGACAAATCCATCATACACTGCCCCAAATCAAAGAGAAGCCTGTCATCACTTGATGAAGTTTGTCCAAGGAATCCAAGCATGAGTCAGTCAGGACTCTGACAGCACActtggagctgcagagctggccatATTTACCCCATTAGATGCAATTTGCTGACAAATGTTGATCATGCAAATAAAAAGAAGGGAGACAACCACCATATGATCAGCTGTTCCAAGCATCCTACAAAGAGGCCCAGGcttggtgtcaagtggagaAGACAAGGATACGATTGTTCCAAAGGAGCAAACGGCAactcttaggaaaaaaatccataggAGACCACCCCAGGTGAAGATTCCACGCAAGGCAAGGGTCAGGAATAACAGCATGTCATAGAGGTAATCTGCAAGCTAAATATTCAGAGGAGTTAGGCTGGTTTGCATCCTGATGCATGCAGTTCTTTCAGTTCAGTGTGTCCCTTAAGCACCTTTAGATTCAGATCTTTTGAAAGCAGAAGCTTTTTGTGCTGTCCAAATCAATCTACGTTCAATTATTTTGCAGTGTCTAAGGCAGACTTCTAAAAGGAatccctgctgccccagcacttTGAAAAGCAAGTGTTATGCTTGACACTGAATCCTTTTGGAAACTGGCCCTAATAGCAGCACTGAGTGTATGCCTGTCTTTAAAATCTGGCATCAAGTGTAGGTTTGAATGCTTCAAAATTCTCCCCTTGATGTGGACAGGAACCATAGGACTGAGTGATTATTCCTCTTCATTAGTGCTACTTTGTTGGGCTGAAAAGTAATATTCTCCTCCACAGTGCTTAGTATATAAACTGAGATAGGCTCCACAGTCCTTTCAGGCCCCCTACCAGCAtgtgacaggagaggaagatTTGCTTTGGTGTAATATTCTACACACTGTCAAGCATAGGCCTCACTTGTGCCTTCAGCCCTCATCTTTCACATATTTTCCACTTCCTGTCATGTCTCTGTACCACCTGGGACTCTAGCTTTACTAAAGTGCAGAGACAGTGTGACCTGTTCAAATTTCCTTTCTGTATTTCATCTCTCATTActttctcctccctgccagGATGACTGCAGGAGGACTTGTCTGGGCTAGGAACTCCCATGAAACACCTTTACTAGGTGCTGGACTGAGCAATGGATGGTAGCACTTCCACTGTGATATCAGCAATAAGTGCATGGAAGGGTAACTTATATAGTGATACAAACTAGTTCTCATTGCTGGGTCTCTTTCAGTCCTCTGTATTGTGCAGAGGTAGATCGAAAAACACTTACAAGTCGCGGCTGCCCTGAGAAGCGCTTGTTGTAATCTCTGATGTCATGCACAGTTTGGTCACTGGACTTGTGTTGCTTTTCACAAGAGATGCTGTCCAGGAGAACCACCTTCATAAGAGAAGATTGACAGGAGCAGGGTGTATTTTAGTCTCCCATAGAAAGGATAATGTACCTCTCCATTGCCTGTCTCCCACAACTGGACAtttgcccagctccagcagttccacaaCAGGCAGAACACTTTCCTTTCATAACTTGCATCCAGCCTTCAGTACAACAGGTAGCCTCTGAGTAGGGTCATATGAGATGATGAACTTCCATTCTGTGTTTTATGGAATGTTATCCAACAAATTCAACAAATGGTACAGCAGTAAAATGCtggaggtcacagaatcacagagtgttaggggttcaaagggaccttgaaagatcatccagtccaatgcccctgccagagcaggatcacctaggacaggccacacaggaacacatgcaggtgggttttgaatgtctccagagaaggagactccacagcctctctgggcagcctgctccagggctctgtcaccctcacagtgaaaaaattctcccttatgttcacatggaacctcttctgctccagcttgtac includes:
- the LOC128979984 gene encoding E3 ubiquitin-protein ligase RNF170-like, with amino-acid sequence MILPVQDYAKHSCLCAQLSLAADVTNSSVRHLYESHQVWQRGNHSDFSCPICLKTVTLPVETNYGHLFCGSCLITYWKHSPWLAAITCPLCRQKVVLLDSISCEKQHKSSDQTVHDIRDYNKRFSGQPRLLADYLYDMLLFLTLALRGIFTWGGLLWIFFLRVAVCSFGTIVSLSSPLDTKPGPLCRMLGTADHMVVVSLLFICMINICQQIASNGVNMASSAAPSVLSES